Proteins encoded by one window of Desulfobacterales bacterium:
- a CDS encoding GspH/FimT family pseudopilin, whose amino-acid sequence MCKNVKGFTIMELMIVVTIIGVTAALVLPNFRIWKENSELGNAARELMTNINVAKMRAVKIGRNCVVGFDMQISGVQYNYVLFEDMDNDMEYDAGETIFNNDIGDTKWQNGNIKFDVSSGQSGTGLDITQNFQNQTVIAFRSNGLTTDVNGGLGGGTIFIINNQGRRLRVVVTAVGNMRIRRPDQLI is encoded by the coding sequence ATGTGTAAAAACGTTAAAGGTTTTACAATTATGGAACTTATGATTGTTGTAACTATTATAGGAGTTACCGCAGCTTTAGTTTTGCCCAATTTTAGAATATGGAAAGAAAATTCCGAATTGGGAAACGCTGCCAGAGAGTTAATGACAAATATTAATGTTGCTAAGATGCGGGCAGTAAAAATTGGTCGTAACTGTGTGGTTGGCTTTGATATGCAAATTAGTGGAGTTCAATATAATTATGTTCTTTTTGAGGACATGGATAATGATATGGAGTATGATGCAGGTGAAACTATTTTTAACAATGATATAGGCGATACTAAATGGCAAAACGGAAATATAAAATTTGATGTGTCAAGCGGACAATCAGGAACAGGGTTAGACATTACGCAGAATTTTCAAAATCAAACTGTAATTGCATTTAGGAGTAATGGATTGACTACTGATGTTAATGGAGGCTTAGGTGGAGGAACTATATTTATTATTAATAATCAGGGTAGAAGACTAAGAGTTGTAGTTACTGCTGTAGGAAATATGAGGATTCGAAGACCTGATCAACTAATATAA